One stretch of Arachis duranensis cultivar V14167 chromosome 1, aradu.V14167.gnm2.J7QH, whole genome shotgun sequence DNA includes these proteins:
- the LOC107490121 gene encoding uncharacterized protein LOC107490121: MTHSLPDPRLLIFDPEIERTISGIRREQRRLVRSEGGSESESEEETSPRSTDSVVLRAENMAARRITIQEEGAPDFTLQPFQAHHPAVACSTVRRDGADETSILLKAFPFSLEEKAREWYYTQPLANVSNWDTLKKEFLEKFFPSEVTNKLRKDISTIVQDDNETLFEYWERFNNLLEACLHHMIDKIVLLSYVPQGMRPQDKTTLESASNESMKKYKTTDEAWQLISDLAESTRNHRQKQGRSRAVAEVSSGIETAALNRSIYEMTNLMKQMHHYTDECPQLQGYNQSGNNNHGWQDNSNHNWRDNNNRGGRDNQGNQRWNNYNNRQQNQPYRAPHLRQNQGPPNNQQQTSQFTHSSVSSNEELLQAFEKRQLAMENTIERNQEEPSSPEYTSAEEAVEIEDVEEEEDIKDIAEEEIAQPQEEAQKGAGTTENTTPIPFPQLARKPRKQREPDPKMVEIFKKVEGHTPLK, encoded by the exons ATGACACATTCACTTCCTGATCCGCGCTTGCTAATATtcgatcctgaaattgaaagaacaattTCAGGAATAAGGCGAGAACAGCGTAGGTTAGTCCGCTCTGAGGGCGGATCTGAAAGTGAATCTGAGGAAGAAACCAGCCCCCGTTCTACTGATTCAGTTGTTTTACGTGCAGAAAACATGGCAGCTAGAAGAATTACCATTCAGGAGGAAGGAGCTCCTGATTTTACACTGCAACCATTTCAAGCGCATCATCCAGCA GTAGCCTGTTCTACTGTCAGGCGTGATGGCGCTGATGAAACTTCAATTCTGTTGAAAGCTTTTCCGTTCTCTCTTGAGGAAaaagcaagagagtggtactacactcaacctctaGCAAACgtatccaactgggatacactcaAAAAGGAGTTCCTGGAGAAATTCTTCCCATCTGAAGTTACTAATAAACTGAGGAAGGATATCTCTACAATTGTTCAGGATGACAATGAGACTCtctttgaatactgggagcgcttcaataatcttctggaagcatgcCTCCACCACATGATCGACAAGATCGTGCTACTCAGCTATGTCCCACAAGGTATGAGACcccaagataagaccacattggaaagTGCCAGCAATGAGTCTATGAAGAAGTACAAGACCACTGATGAAGcttggcaattgatcagtgatTTAGCTGAATCTACTCGGAACCACAGACAGAAGCAAGGCCGTTCAAGGGCCGTTGCAGAAGTATCTTCTGGCATAGAGACTGCTGCTCTAAATCGAAGCATCTATGAAATGACCAACCTAATGAAGCAAATGCA CCATTACACTGATGAATGCCCGCAGCTCCAAGGATACAATCAAAGTGGAAATaataaccatggatggcaggacaaTTCAAACCATAATTGGAGGGATAACAATAATAGGGGAGGCAGAGATAATcagggaaatcagaggtggaataattaCAACAACAGGCAGCAAAATCAACCATACCGAGCACCTCACCTGAGGCAAAACCAAGGACCACCGAACAATCAGCAGCAAACCTCTCAATTTACTCATTCTTCTGTATCTTCTAATGAAGAATTATTACAAGCTTTTGAGAAAAGACAACTGGCCATGGAAAATACCATT GAGAGGAATCAGGAGGAACCAAGCTCACCAGAATacacctcagctgaagaggCGGTAGAAAtcgaagatgttgaagaggaagaggatatAAAGGACATAGCTGAAGAAGAGATAGCTCAACCACaggaagaagcacaaaaaggtGCAGGCACCACAGAAAACACTACtcccattccatttccacaacttgcaaggaagcctagGAAGCAGCGGGAACCTGATCCTAAAATGGTAGagatattcaaaaaggttgag GGACATACtcctttgaaatag